AAAGATCTTAAATAGGCGGTGGGTCGGTCCAAACATAGAGCCCATACTACAACGACATCTAGCGTCATACAAGACGAGCCGTGGCTGACTTCACGGGCTCCCTCTGCTACTTTCCCCTCCTATGACACCAGAACAAATGAAAGAACGTTTAGAGAAGCATTACACTGGGGCCAAAATCGAAGTTTACGATTTAACCGGCACCCAAGATCACTATGAAGTGTTTGTTGAAAGCGACGTGTTTGCGGGAATGACTCGCATTCAACAGCATCAACATGTCATGGCCTGCTTTGGTCCAGAATTAAAGACGGGCGAGGTTCATGCGCTCTCAATCAAGACTAAGATTAAGTAATTAAAAAGGGATCACTATGTCTACTACACACGAAAGAATTGATAACATTCTCAATCAACACAAAATCGTCTTGTTCATGAAAGGAACTCAACAGTTCCCGATGTGCGGTTTCTCTGCGCGTGCTTGTGCTATTTTGCAAGACATTGGCGTGCAATTCCACGACGTGAATGTTTTGGAAGACGAAGAAATCCGCTCTGGTATCAAAGAGTACGGCAACTGGCCGACAATTCCGCAACTTTACATCAACAAGCAGTTGGTGGGCGGAAGCGATATCATGATGGAAATGTACCAGTCTGGCGAGCTTCAAGAGCTCTTGAAGTAATATGAGATGTAACGTCGCCGTTTGGGACCGCATTTTAAGATTTATCTTTGGCGTGATTCTGACGACTTACGCCATCGCAGGCGGTCCTTTTTGGGCGTACATTGGCATCTATGGTCTTATCACAGCGGCTTGGGGCTTGTGTCCCCTGTACGCTTTCTTTAGAATTAGAACTCTGAAAGATTTCCACCGAGCCATTCCTGACGAAGAATAGGATGTTGTATGTCGACGGCCCTCATCGAGCTTGAAAGTTTTTTGCAAAAAGACCAAATCAAAACCGACGAAGAGAGCCTCAAGTATTGGGGTAAAGACTGGACGACTTATTTTGACATCAAAGCTTCGGCGATTGTTTTTCCTCGTAAAACTGAAGACGTTGTCGCGCTTGTAAAATGGGCGCGCAAAAATAAAATCGCTCTTGTCCCTTCCGGAGGCCGCACGGGTCTTTCCGGTTCTGCGGTCGCCACTCAAGGCGAAGTCGTTGTGTCTTTTGATCAAATGAACAAGATCAAAGATTTCAGTCCCGTTGATCAAAGTGTTGTGATTGAGCCTGGTGTTGTGACGGAAGCTCTTCAAGAGTTTGCTCACTCAAAACATCTTTTCTATCCCGTGGATTTTGCGGCGACGGGTTCTTCGCAAATGGGTGGGAATATCGCTACCAACGCGGGCGGTATTAAAGTTGTTCGTTATGGTTTGACTCGTGAGTGGATTGCGGGCCTTAAAGTTGTCACAGGAACTGGCGATGTTCTTGAGCTTAACAATGGCCTTGTGAAAAATGCGACAGGTTACGATCTTCGCCATTTGTTTGTCGGCTCTGAAGGAACTTTGGGTTTTATCGTTGAAGCGACTATTAAGTTAGCTCCAGCTCCCCCACCGATGAAAGTTTTGGTGATGGCCGTGAGTGGCCTTGATGCGGTGATGACAATCTTTGCAGAGTTTAAAACGAAAACGTCTTTGGTGGCGTTTGAAATGTTCTCGGATAAAGCTCTAAAAAAAGTTTTGGAAAATACGGGCCTGCCTGCTCCTCTAGAAACTCAATCTCCCTTTTATGTTTTAGCGGAAGTTGAAACTCGCAACGAACAAGATGAAGAACATGCTTTGGGTGTATTTGAAAAATGCCTGGAAGAGGGTTGGGTTCTTGACGGTGTGATCAGTCAGTCCGATGTGCAAGCGGCGACTTTCTGGCGCTACCGTGAAGACATCTCAGAATCTTTGGCGAAATACTCTCCGTACAAAAACGATATTGCTGTGACGATTTCTAAAGTGCCTCCATTCATGGAAGACTTAGACAAAGTTTTGGCACAAGCGTATCCAACTTGGGAAGTGGTCTGGTTCGGTCACATCGGTGACGGAAATCTTCATATCAATATCTTGCGACCTGCTGGAATGACAAAAGAAGAATTCGTTCAAGAATGTCGCAAGGTCGACGTGATGGTTTTTGATACCGTCAAAAAATACAAAGGTTCGATCTCTGCAGAACACGGCGTGGGTTTAACGAAGAAATCTTTCTTAAACTACACTCGCTCGAGCGCCGAAATCGAAATCATGCGCGGAATCAAAAAAGTTTTCGACCCCGACAACATCATGAACCCCGGGAAAGTCCTTTAGGTGCCTGCTTCTTTTTTCTGGCTACAGCGCGTTTCAAAAAGGTACGGCGTACCTAGTAGACCACGCGAGTGCGGATGGATCGACCTAGTTTTCCGATTTCTATAGCTAAAGCATCAGCGTGAGTGGAATGCACGTCCATCACGAGATAACCGATTTTTTCGTCTGTTGAGAGATATTGTCCCTCGATATTGGCACCGGCTTTTGAGATCAATCCGTTGATTTCCCCCAACACACCTGGTTCATTTCTATGAACGTTCAAGATACGTGATGTCCCCTGCTTCACTGGCAAATCCACATTCGGGAAATTCACAGCTCCTGACGAAGAACCGATTTTCAAATAACGACGGAAACTTTCTGCGACTTCCATGCCGATGGCGTACTGCGCTTCTTCAGTGCTTCCCCCGATGTGAGGCGTGAGAATCACATTGGAGACACCTTGCAATGGTGATTTGAATTTTTCTTTGTTGCTTGCAGGCTCCTCAGGGAAAACGTCAATCGCGCAACCGGCGATATGTTTTGATTTTAGAGCATCGACCAGAGCCTCGATCACGACCACGGTTCCGCGGCTGGCGTTGATTAAGTAACTTCCTTTTTTCATCATAGAAAGCTCTTTGGCGCCGATCATGTCTTTGGTTTCTGGAGTTTCAGGAACGTGTAAAGTCACAAAATCGGAAACAGAAAGAAGTTCTTCTAACGAACTTTTTGCAACTGCATTTCCCAGAGGTAATTTCTTAAGCACATCATAGAACACCACGCGAAGTCCCATCGCTTCAGCCAAGATACTCACTTGGCTTCCGATGTGACCGTAACCAACGATACCGACCGTTTTGCCGCGCACCTCGCGAGAACCTTCGGCGGACTTCACCCACTCACCAACGTGAGCTTTGGTGTTGCGATCCCCCAACTGACGAGACAAAGAAATCATTTCTGCAATGACAAGTTCAGCCACCGAACGCGTGTTCGAGTGAGGTGCGTTGAACACCGGAACTCCGCACTCGCGCGCAGTCATTAAGTCGACCTGATTTGTACCAATGCAGAAGCAACCAATTGTTGTCAGTTGTGGATTTTTTCTTAAAACTTCCGCCGTGATTTCTGTTTTTGAACGAATGCCGAGCACGTCGTAATTCGGAAGAATCTTAAGAAGCTCTTCTTCAGAAGGCGCGTGAGAGATCAAATCGACTTTAAATCCCTCGGCAATAAGTGTGTCTCTAGCAACCGAATGAATGTTTTCAACAAGAAGAATTCTGAGAGCGCTCACTGGCACCTCCAACTTCCTTAAGTTTAATCACAAAGTAGGCCTTCGTCACTACTGACTATGCGCGAAATGAGTAGTCAAAGCACTCCTCACAAGCCAGACTGGAGGATATGGCATCAACTCGAGTTTTTTCTCTACTTATCGTCGACGATGATCCGTTGGTTCATCAGTCTTTAAAGATGTGTTTGCCGACTCATTGGAAGGTTTTTTCAGCTCCCAAGCTTGAAGCCATTCAATACGAGCGTTTCTATCATGCCGCTTTCGTAGACATGCATTTAGAACCGGGCTCGACCAAAGCAGCGGGACCTCAAGTGATCGAAAAACTGATCAAGCATAATAATCAGCTTGAAGTGGTCGCGATGTCTGGGGACTTAAGTCGCCCCTTGATGGAAAGCTGCCTGAAGGCGGGCGCGCAAAGATTCCTCGCAAAACCATTGATGCCGGAAGAAGTTCTTTTGATTCTGGAAAAAATCGAAGCTCTTTGGGATTTGCGCAGCATGGATCCGAGTGCGAATCGTCACAGCGCTCGCTGGGTAGGAAGTTCTCAAGCTTCACAAAAAATTAAAAAACGTATTGCTGATCTTCGCGGTGAAACAAATCCTGTGTTGATCGAAGGTGAAACAGGTTGCGGTAAGGAAGTGGTCGCGCGTCTTTTGCATGAACAAGAAGGTGACCGCCCCTTCATCGCTGTGAATCTGGCGAGCATTCCGGAAAATCTTTTTGAATCAGAAATGTTCGGTCACGTGAAAGGTGCTTTCACCGGAGCTGAGCAAAACAAAGTCGGCCTCACAGAAGCGGCTAATGGTGGAGATTTATTCTTAGATGAAATCGAAGCCTTGCCACTAAGTCAGCAAGCAAAGCTTCTGCGCTTTCTTGAAACAGGTGAGGTTCGCAGAGTGGGAGCAAAAGAAAGCTCCCAAGTAAAAACACGCGTGATTGCTGCAAGCAATAGATCGTTAGAAAAAATGGTCGCCGCTGGTGAATTCCGTGAAGACCTCCTTTACCGGTTGGCTTCTCAACGAATTGATCTTCCGCCGTTGCGCGAACGTCTTGAAGACATTGATGAGCTTGCAAAGCATTTTCTTGAAGCGGAACGCCCTCGCCGCAATAAAACAATTGCCGAAGATGGACTGGCCTCTTTAAAGAAATACAACTGGCCAGGCAACGTGCGTGAACTAAAACGCGTGTGTGAACAACTGAGCCTGACTTCTCCCCTGCCATTTATTCGCGAAGAAGATGTCACCAGCTGGTTAAGACCGACGGCCACTTCTGCGGGAGCACCTTCTTACACGACGATTGATTTCAACAAAGGACTTAACACTTTGGTGGAAGAGTTTGAAGCACACGCAATTCGCACGGTTTTAAAGCAAACCAGCGATATCGAGGCCGCCGCAAAAATTCTGCAGGTCTCACGTTCAAATCTTTATAAGAAAATCAAAGACTACAAAATTGAAGAGGAACCTTCGTAATGAATTTTTTCGACATCAGCTTTCCAATCCGCCTCAATATGCCAACAGCTTGGGAAAGCCATATTTATCGCCAAACTGTTTTGATTGTTCTTTCGATCATCTTTGTCTCTGGTGCGATCATTTTCTTTTTTAGAAACAAGAACTATTACTTCGTGCAATCATGGGCGAGCATTAAGAGTTGGCTGATTGCAGCTCCTTTGATGTTCTTGGTGATGGGCCTACCTGAACCATGGCCTTTGGTGTTTTTGACTATCCTCGCAATTGCCGGAGCTAAAATTTTTTTCCAAATTATGGGGATGTTCCATCGCAGTAATTTCGTTTTGATCTGTTATGCGGGAATTATTGGTCTGGGTGTCTGCGCATGGTATGACCGCTTGGACATTTACAACTCTATGCCGATGGTGGTCTTGGGCGCCAGTTGCCTTGTGCCGCTGATACGCAACTCTTATAAACGCATGATTCAATACATGTCGTTGACTCTTCTCGCATTTATTTTCCTGGGCTGGTCTTTCATGCATTTGGGGCTTATCTTAAAGTTTCCGAATGGCGTCTACCAAGTGATGTACTTGATTATCCTCACAGAGTTCTGCGACAACACGAACTTGGCGGTTGGACGCTATATCGGTGGATGGAGAATGTTCCCTGGAATCAATCCTCGTCGTACGGTAGGAAGTACTGCGACATCCATTGCCCTCACGATCTTTCTTGCAGGTTGCATGCGATTCCTTTTACCAGACGGTTCTGACAAATACTGGTTGGCATCAGGTCTTGTCGCCTCTTTAGGTGGATTCGTCGGTGACCTTGTGATGACAGCCGTTCGTCGCGATGCCGGAATGAAAACCGTGGGACCTTTTATTATCGGGCGTGGAGATTTCCTTCACCGTGTGGATAGATTGATCTTTGTTGCTCCGATTTATTATTATGTGATGACGGTTCTACTATGAAAGATTGGAACTACGATAACGAGCAGTGGACTAAACTGCCGACTTACTTAAAACACTTACCGCTGTTCACACGTCATATCGACATGTTCAGCGTGTTCATGCGTTTTTTGTGGTCGATCTTTCTTAAGAACCTCGCTTTTAAATTTTATATTCGCCTGCAGGTCAAAGGAACTCCGTTTAAGGAGATCTATGCGACTCAACCCAAGTTAATTATTATCAGCAATCACGCAAGTCACTTGGATGCGGTTTCTATCGCAGCTTCTATTCCTCGCCGTTATTGGTTGAATCTTTATATCGCTGCTGCAAAAGATTACTTCTTTACGAATGCGCTTTTCACATTTTTTTCAAAGCACTGCTTGGGTGCCATTCCTATCGACCGCAAAGACCGTAAGGGTGAAGCGATCAATTTGATTTTGAAATTACTCACAGAGCTTCCTCGCATGTGGTTGATTATTTTCCCCGAGGGCACACGCTCCAAAGATGGGAAAATTCAGGAATTCAAACGTGGGGTTTCTATTTTCTCTGAAAGAACGCAAACGCCTCTTTTATTCACATATCTTGAAGGCAATATGGAGCTTTGGCCAAAAGGTCAGCCGATTCCATTACCGGGAAAATTGGTTTTGCACGTTGGTCCGGTTCATCCGCCAGGACCGATTCAACAGGTGTATGCTGCTTATAAAGAGTGGGTGTTAACGATCAACCCTGAAGCCTTCGCGAAAAAAGAAGAGGAGGATACTAAAAATGACTCCGAACAACTTTGATATCGAGAAAACAAAATTAACAGTTGGAACTCATGAAGTCTGCCCGATCCCTACGGGCCTTTTTGGCTTGGATGGTGGCGCCATGTTTGGAACGGTTCCAAAAGTTTTATGGGAAAGATCCAATCCTCCAGACAATAAAAACCGCATTCCGATGGAAGCGCGCGCTTTGCTTTTAAAATCTCCGGGATGCAACGTTTTGATTGATACCGGAAACGGCAAAGACTTCGTCGCAAAATACGGCGAAAAATTGGGAAATAAATTTGCTGAGATGTATGCGATGGAGGAAAGCGGTCCTTCACTTCTGAAATCTTTGGCGACTCATGGTTTAAAGCCTGAAGACGTTCATCATGTGATTCTCACTCACCTGCACTTTGATCATGCCGGAGGTGCGACAACAGAGCGCGATGGCAAACTGGTTCCGACTTTTCCCAAAGCTCAATACTACGTGCAAAAAGGAAATCTCGAGACTGCCAGCCATCCCAATCTGCGCGAAAAAGCGAGTTACTATGCCGCGAACTTTCAGCCTTTAATAGATGCTGGAGTTTTAAAAGTGATCGACGGCCCTCAAGAAATCCTTCCGGGAATTTCGGTTCTTATCTCCAATGGTCATACACAAGCTCAGCAGGTCGTGAAAATCACCGACGGCAAGACGACGGTGCTTTATTGCGGCGATATGGTTCCGACAAGCTCTCATGTCAAAATTCCGTGGCTCATGGGATACGATCTTCATCCTTTGACGTTGATGGAAGAAAAGCAAAAGCACTTAAGTGAGGCCGCTGACCAGCATTGGTACCTGTTCTTTGAACACGATCCATATTGCGATGCTGCTCTTATTGAGCGCAGTGGGCACGACTTCGCTGTTCAAAAAAGATTCCAGCTCTAACGGGATTCATGTTACCCTAGCGGCATGAGTCCGTTGGTTGTTAAAGCAAACATCACTATGAAAACCTTGTGGAGCGTTTTGAAAGACACGCTTCAACAGATGCGCGATGGAGAGCTGGCTCTTGTCGCCGCTTCTTTGTCTTTTTCAACGGCCATTGCTTTGGTTCCTTTTATTGCCGTGGTGCTAGCGACTTTTCAATCCATTGGTGGCCTTGAGGCTTTTTACCCTAAGGTCGAAGCCCTGCTTCTGGCGAATATGAGAGAAGCAGCAGGCAGTGACGTCACGAAGTTCATTCGTATTTTCTTAAAAAATATCAATGCCGGAAAATTAGGGACGACGGGAGCGGTATTTTTATTTATCACTTCGATTCGCCTGCTTCACGATATGGAAGTGGGAATTCACCGCGTATGGAATCAGCGTAACACGAGACCTTTTTACAAACGTCTGATCTATCAATGGGCTTTGATTCTTGTGATTCCCGTTTTTTTGGCGATCTACGTGGGCTTTACTTCCCTTGAACAATTTCAGTTCGTCCACCGAGTGGTGCCGGCTGCGGTTTCAAACTCTGTGGTTTTGGTCGGCACTTTGTTTTTGATTTATAAGCTAGTGCCCGATTTGCAAGTGCGCACGAAAGCGGCGTTTGTAAGTTCCTTATTAGCGGCTTTGACGTTGTACGGAGTTCATAAAACTTACGCGATGCTGGCCATTAAGTTTTTTGCTTACAATAGAATCTATGGATCGTTTGCGGCTCTTCCGATTCTTTTGTTATGGATTCTCACGATTTGGTACGTGATCTTAGGGGGAGTGGCTCTGTGTGCTTCCCTACAGAAACGACACGTTGCATAAAAATGGTGATTCCGGTACGACTCGAACGTACGACCCTCTCCTTAGAAGGGAGATGCTCTATCCAGCTGAGCTACGGAACCCCCGTATCACTTTGTCAGTGAACCTTCTTTATAGGGGTTTAAGCCCCTGATTTCAAGCACTTCTTTTGTATCTTTCCAAAGTCTCTATATAGTTCTACCCCCGTTTCAACTTCGACGCCAACGTAGGAACTATACAACGAAAGGAGAAATCCCGATGAAAATTTCAAGACTTCTAACGACCGTTTTGGTTTCAACGTTGCCCTTTGCCACTGTTCAAGCAAAGGACTTCACAGGTTCTATTAAAGTGGATCGCTTTAAAACTTCAGACTACGCTTCACAAGCGAAAGTCAGCATGCAAGATGCCATTAACGCTGCTGAAAAAAAAGTTCCAGGGAAAGCCATCGAAGCCGAACTTGAAAGCGAACACGGCTACTTGATTTATGAAATCAAAGTGATGAAAGAAGATAAGAAGAAAGCGAAACTTAAAGTGGATGCCGGAAATCTTGCCATTCTCTCTATCGACGACCACGTTCTTACAGAATAAAAGCCAACCGGCGCATTCACGCGCCGGTCTTCTTTGACCACCTGATGAAGATCACATTCGCAATCAACACAGCGGAGAGAGAGCCGTACACTAAGTATTTAAAATCTTCCGTATTAGGCAGCAGACTTCCCAAGGCAAACAACACAAGCGTTGCCAAAGTCGTCATAAGGTAGCTCAAAGAGTTCAGCTCTCCCCGCTTTGCTTCGGGAATAAGACGCTGGCGAAGTTCAAATTCGCCATTGGAAAATCCATAAAGTCCCACGCGAGATAAAAGAATAAATACCAGGAAAATGTAAACGGCCAAGTTTCCTTGAAAACTAAAAGCGATAATCGCGCCAATCAACATCACACCTTGAAACGCAAGATGTGCCTTTGAGCTTTTAATAATTCCTATTTTTTCAACCAGCATTGGAAAACTCAATGTCGACAGCAAACCAAACATGGCACCAAGTCCCCGAAACAAGCCGATTTCTGATTCCGGCAAGGCCATTTGGTCTTTCAAATATCCGGCCAACAAAACGCCGTGAGGACTTAGAACGGATAACCACAACAACGCATAACTAAAGATCAAAGGAAAAATGGGATTCGTTAAAGCCTTTTTCAAATCAATCTGAAAAAGATCTTTCCAACTTTCAGTCCCGCTGTTTATCTGCTTCTTCACATTCGAACTATTCACGACGTTCTTAAGCAAAAGATATTCGGGAACAAAAGAAATCAAATTCCACGCAGCAATCATAAAGAGCCCAAAAAGATGAATAGAGGAAAGATCAATGGCATAAATAATTCCCGCCACTATAGGAGCTCCCACTTCCGTGCCAAGATCAATTCTTCTTAGCCAACTGTTAAACCAAGTAAGACGCTCACTTGAAACCAACAATGGAGCCAAATCATTTCCCACGGCAATATCCGTGATGACAGAGCCTAACGACGCGAAAATTCCAAAAAAGCAAAGAACCGCAAAAAGCAGCAGTATCGATGGATCCGATAAAGACAAACCTGCGTGACTCGTCTTATCCAGATACCAAAAGCAAAAGATTCCTCCGAGGACCGCGAAGAATTGAATCCAGACTCCCGCCGCGACCACACGACTTCGCTGATTTGAATCAATCCACTTTCCAGCCGAAGTCGTTAGAAGAAAAGTTCCGATCTTAACCATCAGGTAATAAAGGGCGGCGATTTGCAACCGACCTGGAAACACATGCAGTAATGCAAAAGGAATTACAAAATCCCAAGCCTGATCGCCAGAGCGAGTTAAGAATCTACCTAAGAGCAATTTTCGTTCAATATTAAAAAACTTTATCACAGTGTTTGACATCCTATCCCCGGGGAGGGGATACTCATATCCGTATGAGCCACAAAAAGCAACATCTCAGTCATAAAGAAGTCTCGAAAAGACTCAAAAGAGCAAAGGGACATCTCGAAAAAGTCATTCAAATGCTCGAAGACGAACTGCCTTGCGTCGACGTTGCACGACAGCTTCACGCCGTCTCTAACGCTATTATTGCCGCTAAAGGCACATACATTCACGATCACATTGAACATTGCTTGGATGGCAAGCATGTCGACTTGGAAGAACTTAAAGAGATTACGAAATATATTTCATAAGAGCACGTCATCTAAAAGGTCACGTCTTTTAGCAATCTCAACATGCCTGGCGCTGGATACTCAAAAGTATTAACTCTACCTGATATAGTTCACGGCATTTGCTGGCATCACAACTGGAGCGTCCTGACATTTTTCAGGACGACTTCCAAGAGTCATCGTCGAGGCAACGCCGGCCCCTGTGAATTTCATAATGATCGTCAGAGGACTTCCTATCAAACCGTTCAAATCCACCGTTGACGTGCCCTTGGTGTCATAACAGTAAAGAATATCGGGCTTGGTCTTTTCAAAAGGGACATTGATATTCGCATCGGCAATTTCGCTGTTAATATAAAACCCCCAATTTCCGTTAGCACCTTCCGGACCTTTTGTTCCGATACTGAAAACTTGCAGCTTCGGATCTAAAACATTCCACGTTAATACCGTGTGAAGACCAAAGTTCTCAAATTCCTTTCCCGTTGATTCTGCCCAGAACCAATAACCGCGCGCCGTCCCTTCCATATCCATCGCGACAGTTCCGCATCTTCCTTTGCCTTGTGCTTTATCGGCATCGTTAGCAATGGATTTTTGTTTTCCAGTGTAATCACTAAAACGAAGATTGAAGAGATTGCCTAAGCCCGGAACAGCGTAATCCGCCGGACACACAGCGTGTGTATCCCAAGAATTATGACGACTTGGGTTGATAAAAGATGTTGGCGCTTTCATATCCAGCGTCGTCATGTCCAAAGCAATAGCACCGTTGGGATTTTGAAAACTTCCCAGAACATCCATCGTTGTCACCGGGATATTGACCTTAAGATGACAGTTCACAAAGAAAGCACTTCCCTCTAAATAAGGCTCATCACATTGACCCTTGTCAAAGTTTTGATCTTGCAGACTTTGCAATTTCGGATTTTCCAAATACAGATTATGGACGTGAGCAAAATGCACAATAATATCTGAACAGCTTTGCAGCATGAGCTGATAATCATGGAAATCAAATGCCGTTGTACCATCAGGATTTTTCTTAGGCTGTCCCGTCGCTTCGTCCTTAGGCGCTCTTCGCGTAAGAATCGCTTCCGTGAGTCTTCCGTTTAGCGGAGAAATCAAAAGCGCATAGTGATTTTGATTGTGATAAAAATAAACATGGGAAGTTGGGAAAAGATGTCCTCCCTGCCTTGAGCCTCCTAAAGGAATAAGACCTTCAAAATATTCCGTCTCAATGGGAGAGCGTTGAATCACCTGAGGAGAGGTGCAAGAGGGCAAACTCTGCATTTCAGTGCTCACTCTTTTCCAACTCATCGGAGTGATGAAAACAATTTTAGAAACTGTCGTTAACTCCGCAACCGTGATCCATTGTTTATCCAATAACAATTGCAAAGGTCCGATTTTCTGCCCAGCGTTTGCCAGCTTTTGCTGATCTTGCAAATAAGTCTGACAATTCGTCCCTGTACCTGAATCCTTTAACTCGATTGTTTTCGTGAAAATAAAGACACCTTTGTCACTGCTTGAAAAATCCGCCTTGAGCTGAGACGTCATTTGCAAAAGACATCCGTATTTAGAATCAATGGAATCCGAGCTCACTTCTGCAAGCGATGTACCTTGAAAGTTTTGAAACACAGGTTGCAAAACGACTTCAACGGGATTGTTTTTAAAACCCAGATCGATCAGACCAAAACGTGCCGTGGCTTTATCCTGCAAGTATTCAATATCGATATTCCCAATTGGCTTTTTAAACGGAACTTCATTCGGCAATTGATCCAGAGGCGAATTGAAATTTTTTGCACCAATTACAACTTCAACGTTGGGATTCGCCACATCCAAACTCCAAGTTCCTTGGGGATTAAAAACACCAAGAGGTCCGGGTGGAGGTGGTGCTGGCAAAGGAGTGGGCGGATTCTTCACGGAAGATCCTCCACAACCAGTCAGAGTGAAAACAAGTGCTGCTACGACGACGTTATGAAAATGTC
This region of Bdellovibrio sp. BCCA genomic DNA includes:
- a CDS encoding ABC transporter substrate-binding protein, translating into MSNTVIKFFNIERKLLLGRFLTRSGDQAWDFVIPFALLHVFPGRLQIAALYYLMVKIGTFLLTTSAGKWIDSNQRSRVVAAGVWIQFFAVLGGIFCFWYLDKTSHAGLSLSDPSILLLFAVLCFFGIFASLGSVITDIAVGNDLAPLLVSSERLTWFNSWLRRIDLGTEVGAPIVAGIIYAIDLSSIHLFGLFMIAAWNLISFVPEYLLLKNVVNSSNVKKQINSGTESWKDLFQIDLKKALTNPIFPLIFSYALLWLSVLSPHGVLLAGYLKDQMALPESEIGLFRGLGAMFGLLSTLSFPMLVEKIGIIKSSKAHLAFQGVMLIGAIIAFSFQGNLAVYIFLVFILLSRVGLYGFSNGEFELRQRLIPEAKRGELNSLSYLMTTLATLVLFALGSLLPNTEDFKYLVYGSLSAVLIANVIFIRWSKKTGA
- a CDS encoding metal-sensing transcriptional repressor encodes the protein MSHKKQHLSHKEVSKRLKRAKGHLEKVIQMLEDELPCVDVARQLHAVSNAIIAAKGTYIHDHIEHCLDGKHVDLEELKEITKYIS